A window from Triticum aestivum cultivar Chinese Spring chromosome 6D, IWGSC CS RefSeq v2.1, whole genome shotgun sequence encodes these proteins:
- the LOC123146181 gene encoding pentatricopeptide repeat-containing protein At2g22410, mitochondrial — protein MSGGASPPATPAATSPRLSRFRRAGSAVAAAAPGGFLHLSLLASLRRRPSLQAHAQLLLLGLPLPAHAASRLLRPHLRSGHHLASLRLFLRILRDRGPSPKASRETETEAVPNSHSLSAALAACAHHASPSPGLSAHAFLVKSGYASDLFAANSLLQFYASFGLPYLARRLFDEMPVRDTISFNTLIRSYVSACCVDDAFGVFKVMVGRGLRPDGWTITALSGACVGLKDLRVAKALHGVAMRALRAKAFQSQPVAIVLVDMYAKCRGLALARKVFDLAGEKARDVRLWTMMVSGYARSRELEMARTLFNEMPEKDLVAWTALIGGFVQFGRSKEALMLFEEMEKAGFEADEVTVVKVLSACVQCRTFDVAKRLHHRVRHNALISTNAGLAAALVDMYAKQGLIQTAMEVFSGVDDKFKTVELFNAMIGGLAHHNSGEKAVMLFDEMRSLGLHPDKITFTAVLCACSRGGLVTQGFEIFNSMVGKYGVEQDIKHYACMADLLARDGRLDDACRFIQNMPFKANSVVWASLRRECEIRGNMRIGKLAEEELLRFDPSYKPETESLVLSDIFSDGRKQKRAAMVRKVIRLKPKHKRTK, from the coding sequence ATGAGCGGCGGCGCGTCTCCCCCCGCCACTCCGGCGGCGACGAGTCCTCGCCTGTCGAGGTTCCGCCGGGCCGGCAGCGCAGTCGCGGCCGCCGCTCCGGGAGGCTTCCtccacctctccctcctcgcgtccctccgccgccggccctccCTCCAGGCGCACGCGCAgctcctcctcctcggtctcccGCTCCCGGCGCACGCCGCCTCGCGCCTCCTCCGCCCGCACCTCCGCTCGGGGCACCACCTCGCCTCGCTCCGCCTCTTCCTCCGAATCCTGCGCGACCGTGGGCCGTCGCCGAAAGCCTCCCGGGAGACGGAGACGGAGGCCGTCCCCAACTCCCACTCCCTCTCCGCCGCCCTCGCGGCCTGCGCCCACCACGCGTCCCCCTCCCCCGGTCTCTCGGCCCACGCCTTCCTCGTCAAGTCCGGCTACGCCTCCGACCTCTTCGCCGCCAACTCCCTGCTCCAGTTCTACGCGTCCTTCGGTTTACCCTATCTGGCGCGCAGGCTGTTCGATGAAATGCCGGTGAGGGACACCATATCGTTCAACACTCTGATCAGGTCATATGTGAGTGCATGCTGTGTTGATGATGCTTTCGGAGTATTCAAGGTTATGGTGGGCAGAGGATTGCGGCCCGATGGGTGGACCATCACGGCGCTATCGGGCGCATGTGTGGGACTGAAGGATTTGAGGGTAGCAAAAGCATTGCACGGGGTTGCCATGAGAGCGCTTCGGGCTAAAGCGTTTCAGTCACAACCGGTGGCGATCGTGCTAGTGGACATGTATGCAAAGTGCAGGGGGCTGGCGCTTGCCAGGAAGGTGTTTGATTTGGCAGGGGAGAAGGCAAGGGACGTGAGGTTATGGACCATGATGGTGTCAGGGTATGCAAGGTCTAGGGAGCTCGAGATGGCTAGAACGTTATTCAATGAGATGCCAGAGAAGGATTTGGTCGCGTGGACGGCTCTTATTGGTGGATTCGTGCAGTTTGGCAGGTCTAAGGAGGCATTGATGTTATTTGAGGAGATGGAGAAGGCAGGATTTGAGGCAGATGAAGTCACGGTGGTTAAAGTGCTTTCAGCTTGTGTTCAGTGTCGTACGTTCGATGTGGCAAAGAGGCTTCATCATCGTGTGAGGCATAATGCGCTGATTAGCACAAATGCAGGACTTGCTGCTGCCTTAGTTGACATGTATGCAAAGCAAGGGCTCATACAGACAGCTATGGAAGTGTTTTCTGGTGTGGATGACAAATTTAAGACCGTGGAGTTGTTCAATGCTATGATAGGCGGACTAGCTCATCACAATTCTGGTGAGAAAGCTGTTATGCTTTTTGATGAAATGAGATCGCTTGGGCTCCACCCTGATAAGATCACGTTCACGGCAGTTTTGTGTGCATGCAGCCGCGGTGGCTTAGTGACACAAGGGTTTGAGATATTTAATTCGATGGTGGGCAAGTATGGTGTAGAACAAGATATTAAGCATTATGCTTGCATGGCTGATCTTCTTGCAAGAGATGGACGGCTTGACGATGCTTGCCGTTTTATCCAGAACATGCCTTTCAAAGCAAATAGTGTGGTCTGGGCTTCTCTTAGGAGAGAATGTGAGATCCGTGGAAATATGAGGATTGGAAAACTTGCAGAGGAGGAACTTCTTCGGTTTGATCCTAGCTACAAACCTGAAACCGAAAGCCTCGTCTTGTCTGACATATTTTCAGATGGAAGGAAACAGAAAAGGGCTGCAATGGTGAGAAAGGTTATACGCCTCAAACCTAAGCACAAGCGTACAAAGTAG